In Labrus mixtus chromosome 11, fLabMix1.1, whole genome shotgun sequence, a single window of DNA contains:
- the si:dkey-79d12.5 gene encoding maternal B9.15 protein: MKREIKAGVDFLKRLVLARGKLDEAKVELFAEKLQKLLCDKYEDHWYPDYPSKGQAYRCIRLNNGGPCDKEVLKACEESELTHNELGLPHEITLWIDPLEVFARAGENSRPFEIASFDEDDTACVKGEHDDSSVASINLDTSDYHSATSSDCGSTTSSDTEEEAKEGETGREQKKETDEVVKKNEAAEDDPYPIVMVPRVRKRNGDGPNKVKYVRNMLPASLQYFYQPAPVWPQYKKGAPMFLNSVCVPPAPPPPPPQQVFGYYILPQPSPQFILPQAALQPWGAVKG, encoded by the exons atgaaaagagagataaagGCTGGAGTCGACTTCCTCAAGCGCCTGGTATTGGCTCGTGGCAAGCTTGATGAAGCCAAGGTAGAATTGTTTGCTGAGAAGCTTCAGAAACTCTTGTGTGACAAATATGAAGACCACTGGTATCCTGACTACCCCAGCAAAGGCCAAGCCTACAG GTGTATCCGGTTAAATAACGGAGGACCCTGTGATAAAGAGGTCCTGAAGGCATGCGAGGAGAGTGAGCTCACACACAATGAGCTCGGCCTTCCACATGAGATCACACTGTGGATCGACCCACTGGAGGTGTTTGCAAG AGCTGGGGAGAACAGCAGGCCCTTTGAAATAGCCTCATTTGATGAGGACGACACGGCGTGTGTGAAGGGAGAACATGATGACTCCTCAGTGGCATCTATAAACCTGGACACGTCAGACTACCATTCTGCTACCTCTTCAGATTGTGGCTCCACTACCTCGagtgacacagaggaggaggcaaAAGAAGGCGAGACAGggagagagcaaaaaaaagagacggaCGAGGTTGTGAAGAAGAATGAGGCGGCAGAAGACGACCCCTACCCCATAGTGATGGTGCCTAGGGTTCGGAAACGGAACGGAGATGGACCAAATAAGGTCAAATACGTCAGAAATATG CTCCCTGCTAGCCTCCAGTACTTCTACCAGCCTGCACCAGTCTGGCCTCAGTACAAGAAGGGTGCTCCCATGTTTCTGAACTCGGTGTGCGTGCCTCCagcgccgcctcctcctccaccgcaGCAGGTATTTGGCTACTACATCCTGCCCCAGCCGTCTCCACAGTTCATCCTGCCTCAAGCTGCCCTGCAGCCGTGGGGGGCTGTGAAGGGTTAG